One stretch of Mastomys coucha isolate ucsf_1 unplaced genomic scaffold, UCSF_Mcou_1 pScaffold12, whole genome shotgun sequence DNA includes these proteins:
- the Dexi gene encoding dexamethasone-induced protein isoform X1 — protein sequence MPGARVAAHLDALGPLVSYVQPPLLPSMFYVGLFFVNVLILYYAFLMEYIVLNVGLVFLPEDLDQALVDLGVLSDPGSGLYDADSELDVFDGYLE from the coding sequence ATGCCCGGCGCCCGGGTCGCAGCCCACCTGGACGCTCTGGGCCCCCTGGTCTCCTACGTGCAGCCACCGCTGCTGCCCTCTATGTTCTACGTGGGCCTGTTCTTCGTCAATGTGCTGATCCTTTACTACGCCTTCCTCATGGAATACATCGTTCTCAATGTGGGCCTCGTCTTCCTACCCGAGGACTTGGACCAGGCGCTGGTGGACCTCGGCGTACTCTCAGACCCTGGCTCTGGCCTTTACGATGCCGACTCAGAGCTCGACGTCTTCGATGGATATTTGGAATAA